The Pseudarthrobacter sp. NS4 genome includes a window with the following:
- a CDS encoding GntR family transcriptional regulator produces MRASERAYSALRDDIVEWRLPPGTLLAEVEQSERLGVSRTPLREALGRLTAEGLTTAGGRGVVVTAISLADIDELFELRETLEGRAAALAAERGQPAAFRRLQSELLAAPALISGQTPAIEDYYALVGELDAAIDSAISNSYLAQAMRSLRVHLVRIRRMAADNAVRLTAAAAEHAAIAEAIADRNPRLAQAATTLHLHRSLSHIKATATSL; encoded by the coding sequence GTGCGGGCCAGCGAACGCGCCTACAGCGCGCTGCGGGACGACATCGTGGAGTGGCGGCTTCCGCCCGGGACCCTGCTGGCGGAGGTGGAGCAGTCCGAGCGCCTTGGCGTTTCACGCACCCCGCTCCGGGAAGCGCTGGGCCGGCTTACAGCAGAAGGCTTGACGACGGCGGGCGGGCGCGGTGTGGTGGTCACCGCCATTTCCCTGGCTGATATCGATGAGCTCTTTGAACTCCGGGAGACCCTGGAAGGAAGAGCGGCGGCGCTTGCCGCGGAGCGCGGTCAGCCGGCCGCCTTCCGCCGGCTGCAGTCCGAGCTGCTGGCCGCGCCTGCGCTGATCTCCGGCCAAACGCCCGCCATCGAGGACTACTACGCCCTGGTCGGCGAGCTGGACGCCGCCATCGACTCGGCCATCTCCAACTCATACCTGGCACAGGCCATGCGCAGTCTGCGCGTCCATCTTGTCCGTATCCGCAGGATGGCGGCTGACAATGCTGTCCGGCTGACGGCGGCGGCGGCCGAACACGCCGCTATCGCCGAAGCGATAGCCGACCGCAACCCCCGGCTCGCACAGGCAGCCACCACACTTCACCTGCACCGCAGCCTTTCCCACATTAAAGCCACCGCCACATCCCTCTAG
- a CDS encoding response regulator, whose protein sequence is MSNIRVLVVEDEAIASAAHAAYVGRLQGFELAGTAPDGQSALRLLSELSAAGNPVELVLLDMNLPDLHGLDIARRMRSAGILADIIAITAVRELAIVRSAVAIGVVQYLIKPFTYATFADKLESYRQFRQQLAGPGTASGKSAASQSEVDQAFASLRAPSELPLPKGLSASTLGSVQEFIRRQQHAVSATEVMDSLGMSRVTARRYLEYLADAGTVSRTPRYGTPGRPENEYRWSGR, encoded by the coding sequence GTGAGCAACATCCGGGTTCTCGTCGTTGAAGATGAGGCCATCGCCTCAGCCGCGCATGCAGCCTATGTGGGGCGCCTCCAGGGGTTCGAACTCGCCGGAACAGCGCCGGACGGCCAGTCCGCGCTTCGGCTGCTCAGCGAGTTGTCCGCGGCAGGCAACCCCGTGGAGCTGGTGCTCTTGGATATGAACCTGCCTGATCTCCACGGCCTGGACATTGCCCGGCGAATGCGTTCTGCCGGCATCCTGGCCGACATCATCGCCATCACTGCCGTCAGGGAGTTGGCCATCGTACGCAGCGCCGTGGCCATTGGAGTGGTCCAGTACCTCATCAAGCCGTTCACGTATGCCACCTTCGCAGACAAGCTGGAGAGCTACCGACAGTTCCGGCAGCAACTGGCCGGCCCCGGCACGGCTTCGGGAAAGTCGGCCGCATCCCAGAGCGAAGTGGACCAGGCCTTCGCCAGCCTTCGGGCGCCCTCCGAACTTCCCCTGCCCAAGGGGCTTTCGGCGTCAACGCTGGGTTCCGTGCAGGAGTTCATCAGGCGGCAACAGCACGCTGTGTCCGCCACCGAAGTGATGGACTCGCTGGGGATGTCGAGGGTTACTGCACGCCGGTACCTGGAGTATCTTGCTGACGCGGGCACCGTGTCGCGTACGCCGCGGTACGGCACCCCCGGCCGGCCGGAGAATGAGTACCGCTGGAGCGGCCGTTAG
- a CDS encoding sensor histidine kinase: MIHRWSIARRLFMANLLIVVVFIGVVGTAAYLDARDRTYDEAGLRMAGIAASVAASPLVLEGAASGDPSSILQPYAEDVMAAADVDFVTIMAPDRTRWTHPRAEQIGRPYIGSIDAALNGATFTEVTAGTLGPSVRTIVPAKDAAGTVKALVAVGVTVGTVDIAFAARLPALLASGLVLLAGGSLASWLLGRYLRRVTRGWGPEQLAQLFAYYESVLHSVREGLILIDTKGSVVMYNDQAAELLGLNETGSKDPTRPPSLAELPLDDELRILFESGRTAKDEIVLSGSRVLVVNQGPAKGPETAGSRGRTPLYGTVATLRDRTEIEALGNELETMRTLSDALRAQTHEHANRLHTMVSLLELGRTQQALDFATKDLELSQQLTDDMISSVDEPVLGALVMGKVAEAHERGVQLDVTTLGSGTAAGIPVQDLVTILGNLLDNAIDAAAEGPPPRRVELTVESDEEGLDISVHDSGTPIDPDAVEDIFRHGYSTKPAGPGGRGIGLALVRQAVQRLGGKLTINGRRGAKFEAFLPAAVSPGKERRL; this comes from the coding sequence ATGATCCACCGCTGGAGTATCGCCCGCCGGCTCTTCATGGCGAACCTGCTGATTGTCGTGGTGTTCATCGGCGTCGTCGGCACGGCCGCGTACCTCGACGCCCGCGACCGCACCTACGACGAGGCCGGCCTGCGGATGGCCGGTATTGCCGCCTCGGTTGCCGCCAGCCCCCTTGTGCTGGAAGGAGCTGCTTCCGGAGATCCGTCGTCCATCCTGCAGCCCTATGCGGAGGACGTCATGGCCGCGGCCGACGTCGACTTCGTCACCATCATGGCTCCGGACCGGACACGCTGGACCCATCCCCGCGCTGAGCAGATCGGGCGCCCTTACATCGGCTCCATTGACGCGGCGCTCAACGGTGCGACCTTTACCGAAGTCACCGCTGGAACCCTTGGGCCGTCGGTACGGACCATCGTTCCCGCCAAGGACGCCGCCGGTACCGTCAAGGCATTGGTGGCTGTGGGCGTCACTGTGGGGACTGTGGATATTGCCTTTGCCGCCCGCCTGCCCGCCCTGCTCGCCAGCGGGCTTGTCCTGCTGGCGGGCGGGTCCCTGGCATCTTGGCTGCTGGGACGGTACCTTCGCCGCGTGACCCGGGGCTGGGGGCCGGAGCAGCTCGCGCAACTGTTCGCCTATTACGAGTCCGTCCTGCATTCAGTGCGTGAAGGGCTGATCCTCATCGACACCAAAGGCAGCGTTGTGATGTACAACGACCAGGCTGCGGAGCTGCTGGGCCTGAATGAGACCGGCAGCAAGGACCCCACCCGCCCTCCATCGCTGGCCGAATTGCCCCTCGACGATGAGCTTCGCATCCTGTTCGAGTCCGGCCGCACCGCCAAGGACGAAATTGTTCTCTCCGGGTCCCGCGTCCTGGTGGTGAACCAGGGGCCGGCGAAGGGACCGGAGACCGCCGGCAGCCGCGGCAGGACGCCGCTGTACGGCACAGTGGCCACGCTCCGGGACCGGACGGAGATCGAAGCCCTGGGCAACGAGCTGGAAACGATGCGGACCCTTTCCGACGCGCTGCGGGCGCAGACCCACGAACATGCGAACCGGCTCCACACCATGGTCTCGCTGCTGGAGCTGGGCCGCACCCAGCAGGCCCTGGACTTCGCCACAAAAGACCTTGAACTCAGCCAACAGCTGACGGACGACATGATCAGTTCGGTGGACGAGCCGGTGCTGGGAGCGCTGGTCATGGGCAAAGTGGCCGAAGCCCATGAGCGCGGGGTCCAGCTGGACGTCACCACCCTGGGCTCGGGCACCGCGGCAGGCATCCCGGTACAGGATTTGGTGACCATCCTGGGGAACCTGCTGGACAACGCGATCGACGCCGCCGCGGAAGGACCTCCCCCGCGGCGGGTGGAGTTGACTGTGGAGTCCGATGAGGAAGGCCTCGACATCTCAGTCCACGACTCGGGTACCCCAATTGATCCCGACGCGGTGGAGGACATTTTCCGGCATGGCTACAGTACAAAGCCCGCGGGGCCGGGCGGACGGGGCATTGGGCTCGCCCTGGTCCGCCAGGCAGTACAGCGGCTGGGCGGTAAATTAACCATCAACGGACGGCGCGGTGCCAAGTTTGAAGCGTTCCTGCCCGCAGCGGTATCCCCAGGGAAGGAGCGCAGACTGTGA
- a CDS encoding cation:dicarboxylate symporter family transporter: protein MASQRGESLDTVKTRRKGIDKSHYLYIAVIAAVILGALVGLMFPEVGKSLKPLGDGFIKLIKMMIAPIIFCTIVLGIGSIAKAATVGKVGGLALGYFVLMSTFALAIGLVVGNLIHPGEGLKLAPYDPSKKAEVDSTVSFLLGIIPGDIPVLPTLFAALLVGFALQKMGPQGAPVLKAIGHGQAVVFRILIMIMWLAPVGAFGAIAAVVGATGFQAIVSMFTLMAAFYITCALFIVIILGGLLKVVSGVNIFKLMKYLGREYLLIFSTSSSEAALPRLIAKMEHLGISKPVVGVTVPTGYSFNLDGTAIYLTMASLFVANAMGTPLDLGAQISLLIFMIIASKGAAGVTGAGLATLAAGLQAHKPELLGGVGMIVGIDRFMSEARALTNFTGNAVATVLIGTWVKEIDGRQVVDVLSGNLPFDEQTMTAGHGPAAPEQAETRPVPVNA from the coding sequence ATGGCTTCTCAACGAGGAGAGTCGCTCGACACCGTGAAGACGCGGCGCAAGGGCATCGACAAATCGCACTACCTTTACATCGCCGTCATCGCCGCCGTCATCCTGGGCGCGCTTGTGGGCCTGATGTTTCCTGAGGTGGGCAAATCCCTCAAGCCACTGGGCGACGGGTTCATCAAGCTCATCAAGATGATGATTGCGCCTATCATCTTCTGCACCATCGTCCTGGGTATCGGTTCCATCGCGAAGGCCGCTACGGTCGGCAAGGTCGGCGGACTGGCATTGGGATACTTCGTGCTGATGTCAACCTTCGCACTCGCCATCGGCCTGGTGGTTGGCAACCTGATCCACCCCGGCGAGGGCCTGAAGCTGGCGCCGTACGATCCGTCCAAAAAGGCAGAAGTTGACAGCACCGTCTCGTTCCTCCTCGGGATCATCCCGGGCGACATTCCGGTCCTTCCGACGCTCTTTGCCGCCCTCCTCGTCGGTTTCGCCCTGCAGAAGATGGGCCCGCAGGGCGCCCCGGTGCTCAAGGCCATCGGCCACGGCCAGGCTGTCGTCTTCCGCATCCTGATCATGATCATGTGGCTTGCCCCCGTGGGCGCCTTCGGTGCCATCGCCGCCGTCGTGGGCGCGACCGGCTTCCAGGCCATTGTCAGCATGTTCACCCTGATGGCGGCCTTCTACATCACCTGTGCACTGTTTATCGTCATCATCCTGGGCGGATTGCTGAAGGTTGTGTCCGGAGTCAATATCTTCAAGCTCATGAAGTACCTGGGCCGCGAATACCTGCTGATCTTCTCCACCTCGTCTTCCGAAGCCGCCCTGCCCCGCCTGATCGCCAAGATGGAACACCTCGGCATTTCCAAGCCGGTTGTTGGCGTCACGGTACCCACCGGCTACTCCTTCAACCTGGACGGCACCGCCATCTACCTGACCATGGCGTCCCTCTTCGTGGCCAACGCGATGGGAACCCCGCTGGACCTTGGAGCACAGATTTCGCTCCTGATCTTCATGATCATCGCGTCCAAGGGTGCAGCCGGTGTCACCGGTGCCGGCCTGGCAACCCTTGCCGCAGGCCTCCAGGCACACAAGCCGGAACTGCTCGGCGGCGTCGGGATGATCGTCGGAATCGACCGTTTCATGTCTGAGGCCCGCGCCCTTACCAACTTCACCGGCAATGCCGTAGCGACCGTCCTGATCGGCACCTGGGTCAAGGAAATCGACGGCCGCCAGGTTGTCGACGTGCTCTCCGGGAACTTGCCCTTCGATGAGCAGACCATGACTGCAGGCCACGGCCCGGCAGCCCCGGAGCAGGCAGAAACCAGGCCTGTCCCGGTCAACGCCTAA
- a CDS encoding ParA family protein, whose protein sequence is MSSEQGSATLEGTEFDLENAVMGPTGRPYREFPEPAPLSSHGPARVIAMVNQKGGVGKTTSTINLAAALAEYGRRVLLVDFDPQGALSAGFGVNPHELDLTVYNVLMDRKVDIRDAIHQTGVDNVDLLPANIDLSAAEVQLVNEVAREQVLDRALKKVEDDYDVVLIDCQPSLGLLTVNALTAAHGVIIPLICEFFALRAVALLVETIDKVQDRLNPRLQVDGVLATMYDARTLHSREVITRLVEAFGDKVFETVIKRSIKFADATVAAEPITSYAGNHVGADAYRRLAKELISRGGAP, encoded by the coding sequence GTGAGCAGCGAACAGGGTTCAGCAACTCTGGAGGGCACGGAATTCGACCTGGAAAACGCGGTGATGGGTCCCACGGGGCGCCCATACCGCGAGTTCCCGGAACCCGCGCCGCTGTCCTCCCACGGTCCGGCCCGCGTCATCGCCATGGTGAACCAAAAGGGCGGCGTCGGGAAGACCACCTCCACCATCAATCTGGCCGCGGCGCTGGCTGAATACGGCCGCCGCGTGCTCCTGGTCGATTTCGATCCCCAGGGTGCGCTGTCCGCAGGCTTCGGCGTCAACCCCCACGAGCTGGACCTCACGGTCTACAACGTGCTGATGGACCGCAAAGTGGACATCCGCGACGCCATCCACCAGACCGGTGTGGACAACGTGGACCTGCTGCCGGCGAACATCGACCTCTCCGCCGCGGAAGTGCAGCTCGTCAATGAAGTGGCGCGCGAGCAGGTGCTGGACCGTGCGCTGAAAAAGGTCGAAGACGACTACGACGTAGTCCTCATCGACTGCCAGCCGTCCCTGGGCCTCCTGACCGTCAACGCACTCACCGCAGCTCACGGAGTGATCATTCCGCTGATTTGCGAGTTCTTCGCACTGCGGGCCGTGGCGCTGCTGGTGGAGACCATCGACAAGGTCCAGGACCGGCTCAATCCGCGCCTCCAGGTGGACGGCGTCCTCGCCACCATGTACGACGCCCGTACCCTCCACAGCCGCGAAGTCATTACCCGGCTGGTGGAGGCCTTCGGGGACAAGGTTTTCGAAACCGTCATCAAGCGGTCCATCAAATTTGCCGACGCCACCGTCGCTGCGGAACCCATCACCAGTTACGCCGGAAACCACGTGGGCGCCGATGCATACCGCCGGCTGGCCAAAGAGCTGATCTCGCGCGGCGGCGCACCCTAG
- a CDS encoding segregation and condensation protein A — translation MADSKPGFEVRLANFTGPFDLLLGLIAKHQLDITEVAIATVTDEFIKYIRKLQKLGEEWALDEASEFLVIAATLLDLKAARLLPAGEVEDGEDIALLEARDLLFARLLQYKAFKHVAGILGETLHQEGRRFPRQVALEEHFAAMLPELVWKHTPEQFAALAEAALRPKTPQHTEVGLGHLHGSNVSVKEQAGILGLRLQQESPLTFRALISDAGSTLVVVARFLALLELFRDKAVSFDQLSPLADLAVHWTAGTGDWSAENLSEEYEVQL, via the coding sequence GTGGCGGACTCCAAGCCCGGCTTCGAGGTGCGGCTGGCCAATTTCACCGGTCCGTTCGACCTCCTTCTGGGGCTGATCGCCAAGCACCAGCTGGACATCACAGAGGTGGCAATAGCCACCGTCACAGATGAATTCATCAAGTACATCCGCAAGCTGCAAAAGCTCGGCGAGGAATGGGCCCTGGACGAGGCCAGCGAATTCCTGGTGATCGCGGCGACGCTGCTGGACCTCAAAGCCGCCCGGCTGCTTCCGGCCGGCGAAGTGGAGGATGGCGAGGACATTGCGTTGCTCGAAGCCCGTGACCTCCTCTTCGCGCGGCTTCTCCAGTACAAGGCCTTCAAGCACGTCGCCGGCATCCTGGGCGAAACCCTTCACCAGGAAGGCCGCCGCTTCCCGCGCCAGGTGGCACTGGAAGAACATTTCGCCGCCATGCTTCCCGAACTGGTGTGGAAACACACGCCGGAACAGTTCGCCGCCCTTGCCGAGGCGGCGCTTCGGCCCAAAACGCCGCAGCACACGGAAGTGGGGCTGGGCCACCTGCACGGCAGCAACGTGAGCGTCAAGGAACAGGCTGGGATCCTGGGCCTGCGGCTGCAGCAGGAGTCACCGCTGACCTTCCGCGCGCTGATTTCCGACGCCGGCTCAACCCTGGTGGTGGTGGCCCGGTTCCTGGCGCTCCTGGAGCTGTTCCGGGACAAGGCTGTTTCCTTTGACCAGCTTTCGCCGCTGGCGGACCTTGCGGTGCATTGGACGGCCGGCACAGGGGACTGGTCGGCGGAAAACCTGAGCGAGGAATACGAGGTGCAACTGTGA
- the scpB gene encoding SMC-Scp complex subunit ScpB — protein MNGRPPEGATQGTDVHSLPGGAKAALEAVLMVLDQPATEEELAAGLELTVDVVKALLAELQREYSGYTVKAPDKEMASTAGFGSSPRGFELRNIAGGWRIYSRADFADIVGKYVLEGQTARLTQAALETLAVIAYRQPVSRARVSAIRGVNVDSVVRTLAQRGLIEDAGTDPESGAILYRTTSYFLERMGISSVADLPQLSPHLPGLEGIAEFYDADRM, from the coding sequence GTGAACGGGCGACCGCCGGAAGGCGCAACGCAGGGAACGGACGTCCATAGCCTGCCCGGCGGGGCCAAGGCTGCCCTCGAGGCGGTGCTGATGGTTTTGGACCAGCCGGCCACCGAGGAAGAGCTGGCTGCCGGACTTGAGCTGACGGTTGACGTGGTCAAGGCCCTGCTCGCAGAACTCCAGCGCGAGTATAGCGGCTATACTGTTAAAGCCCCGGATAAGGAAATGGCCAGCACCGCTGGTTTCGGCTCCAGCCCCCGGGGTTTCGAATTGCGGAACATCGCCGGTGGCTGGCGCATCTACTCCCGAGCAGACTTCGCTGACATCGTCGGCAAGTACGTTCTTGAGGGGCAGACGGCCAGGCTCACCCAGGCGGCATTGGAAACGCTGGCGGTCATCGCGTACCGGCAGCCGGTTTCCCGGGCACGGGTGTCTGCGATTCGCGGAGTCAATGTTGACTCTGTCGTACGGACACTTGCCCAACGCGGGCTGATCGAGGACGCGGGAACTGATCCCGAGTCCGGCGCCATCCTTTACCGGACCACGTCATACTTCCTGGAACGGATGGGTATCAGCTCAGTGGCGGATTTGCCGCAACTGTCCCCGCATCTTCCGGGACTGGAAGGCATCGCGGAGTTCTACGACGCCGACAGGATGTAG
- a CDS encoding pseudouridine synthase, which produces MTQAGRQGSPRNGSGRNSSGRNTSQGGNFAGGSRGGAAKRGSGFSGDRPHRAPKPREERFIDPDQAGAQPERGASDKAAKPSSRKPAARKPGAKKAPGTPGAPKPKARTGAPGAAASRAFGSERFGQNLGPVRRPSRKKGPRGEVPQSELHDADGVRLQKVMASAGVASRRVCEEMIAEGRVEVDGQVVTELGVRVDPQTAVIHVDGLRIQLDENLVYMVFNKPKGVVSTMEDPDGRPCISDFLKSNKNKGERLFHVGRLDVATEGLLLLTNDGELANRLTHPSYEVPKTYLVQVRGPFPQGVGAQLKAGVELEDGLAAVDSFRLVDSTPGHVLIEVVLHSGKNRIVRRMFDAVGFPVQRLVRVKVGPIGLGDQRQGSIRNLGKQEVGHLLASVGL; this is translated from the coding sequence ATGACACAGGCGGGACGCCAGGGTTCACCACGTAACGGTTCGGGACGCAACAGTTCAGGACGAAACACCTCCCAGGGAGGCAACTTTGCCGGCGGCTCCCGCGGCGGGGCAGCCAAACGAGGCTCCGGTTTCAGCGGCGACCGTCCGCACCGGGCGCCCAAGCCCCGCGAGGAACGCTTTATCGACCCCGACCAGGCCGGCGCGCAGCCGGAACGCGGGGCTTCGGACAAGGCCGCCAAGCCGTCGTCGCGGAAACCGGCGGCACGCAAGCCCGGTGCGAAGAAAGCACCGGGAACACCAGGTGCCCCCAAGCCCAAAGCGCGGACCGGCGCTCCGGGCGCTGCGGCATCCCGGGCCTTTGGCAGCGAACGCTTTGGCCAGAACCTTGGCCCCGTCCGCAGGCCCTCCCGTAAGAAGGGTCCCCGCGGTGAGGTGCCCCAGTCGGAACTGCACGACGCCGACGGCGTTCGCCTGCAGAAAGTCATGGCATCGGCAGGAGTGGCCTCGCGCCGCGTCTGCGAAGAGATGATCGCAGAAGGCCGGGTGGAAGTGGACGGCCAGGTGGTCACCGAACTCGGTGTCCGCGTGGACCCGCAGACCGCCGTGATCCACGTCGACGGGCTTCGCATCCAGCTGGACGAAAACCTGGTCTACATGGTGTTCAACAAGCCCAAGGGCGTTGTGTCCACCATGGAGGACCCGGACGGCCGCCCGTGCATCAGCGACTTCCTTAAGAGCAACAAAAACAAGGGTGAACGGCTCTTCCATGTTGGCCGCCTGGACGTCGCCACCGAAGGCCTGCTGCTGCTGACGAACGACGGCGAACTCGCCAACCGCCTGACGCATCCTTCCTACGAAGTCCCCAAGACCTACCTGGTGCAGGTCCGCGGCCCGTTCCCGCAGGGGGTGGGCGCCCAGCTCAAGGCGGGCGTCGAACTGGAGGACGGCCTCGCTGCTGTGGACTCCTTCCGGCTTGTTGATTCCACGCCCGGACACGTCCTGATCGAGGTAGTGCTGCACTCGGGCAAGAACCGCATTGTCCGCCGCATGTTCGACGCCGTCGGCTTCCCGGTCCAGCGGCTGGTCCGCGTCAAGGTGGGACCCATCGGACTGGGCGACCAGCGGCAGGGCAGCATCCGCAATCTTGGCAAGCAGGAAGTCGGCCACCTGCTGGCATCCGTAGGGCTCTAA
- a CDS encoding prephenate dehydrogenase, which produces MSAFKSQGRGHLDGPVVVIGTGLLGTSIGLGLRGRGVPVFLSDPSPTNQAVAVDIGAGRPLSELGSSRPQLVVVAAPPDVTADVVKQALADYPDSVVVDIASVKADILSRLRSSGVDLSRYVGTHPMAGREKSGPVAARGELFTSMPWVVCPSEETSGAALQTARSLGTDLGAVVSQFTAEEHDEAVALVSHLPQVMSSLLASRLQGTPLHALSLAGNGLRDVTRIAASDPTLWVQILGGNAAKVVEILYGVREDLNRLIGTLEQPTAPGARLDLAQLISEGNAGQARIPGKHGGPPQAYSWLTVLVDDRPGQIARLLTEIGEVGVNVEDLRLDHSSGQNVGMVELSVLPNKHDHLIEALTDRGWRVLQ; this is translated from the coding sequence ATGTCCGCCTTCAAAAGCCAGGGCCGCGGCCACCTGGACGGTCCGGTGGTGGTCATCGGTACCGGGCTCCTCGGGACCAGCATCGGCCTGGGCCTGCGGGGGCGCGGGGTGCCGGTGTTCCTGTCCGACCCTTCGCCCACGAACCAGGCGGTAGCTGTTGACATCGGCGCCGGCCGGCCGCTGTCCGAGCTGGGCAGCAGCCGGCCGCAGCTGGTGGTGGTCGCTGCGCCGCCGGACGTGACTGCCGACGTTGTGAAGCAGGCGCTGGCTGACTACCCGGACTCGGTGGTTGTGGATATCGCCAGCGTCAAGGCGGACATCCTCTCCCGGCTCCGCAGCAGCGGCGTGGACCTGTCCCGCTACGTTGGAACCCATCCGATGGCAGGGCGGGAAAAATCCGGTCCGGTTGCCGCGCGTGGCGAGCTGTTTACCTCCATGCCATGGGTGGTTTGCCCGTCGGAGGAGACCTCGGGTGCGGCCCTTCAAACGGCGCGTTCGCTCGGCACCGACCTGGGCGCTGTGGTCTCGCAGTTCACGGCTGAGGAACATGATGAAGCCGTGGCGCTGGTGTCACACCTCCCGCAGGTGATGTCCTCGCTGCTGGCGAGCAGGCTCCAGGGAACGCCGTTGCATGCGTTGTCCCTGGCCGGCAACGGATTGCGGGATGTCACGCGGATCGCCGCCAGCGACCCCACGCTGTGGGTGCAGATCCTGGGCGGAAACGCGGCAAAGGTAGTGGAAATCCTCTACGGCGTGCGGGAGGACCTGAACCGTCTGATCGGAACGCTGGAACAGCCTACGGCTCCCGGTGCCAGGCTGGACCTTGCCCAGCTGATCAGCGAGGGCAACGCGGGCCAGGCCCGAATTCCGGGCAAGCACGGTGGTCCGCCCCAGGCATATTCCTGGCTCACCGTGCTGGTGGATGACAGGCCCGGACAGATTGCACGGCTGCTGACCGAAATTGGTGAAGTCGGGGTGAACGTTGAAGACCTGCGGCTCGACCATTCATCCGGACAGAACGTGGGCATGGTGGAATTGTCAGTGTTGCCGAACAAGCACGACCACCTGATCGAAGCATTAACCGACCGCGGATGGCGGGTACTTCAGTAA
- the cmk gene encoding (d)CMP kinase, with the protein MTQELLDTMPALRVGRPLVVAIDGPSGSGKSSVSKEVARRLRLAYLDTGAMYRALTWYCVTNGIDLDDAATVEQASRDLVLELSTSPQEEYVRVDGVDVTDAIREPAISSAVSAVATTLGARTELIRRQRALIEKHHRRMVVEGRDITTVVAPGAEVRMLLTASEEARLRRRGIQLGGTQNAEQLAAQVTHRDARDSTVVNFTQAADGVVTLDSSDLDFEQTVDAALVIVTKVLNRD; encoded by the coding sequence ATGACACAGGAACTCCTCGACACTATGCCCGCGCTGCGGGTCGGCAGGCCGCTGGTTGTTGCAATTGACGGGCCCTCGGGTTCGGGTAAGTCCAGCGTCAGTAAAGAAGTGGCCCGGCGGCTGCGGCTGGCCTACCTGGACACCGGGGCGATGTACCGGGCGCTGACCTGGTACTGCGTCACCAATGGCATTGACCTCGACGACGCCGCCACCGTTGAGCAGGCATCACGCGACCTCGTGCTGGAGCTGAGCACCAGCCCGCAGGAGGAATACGTCCGCGTGGACGGTGTTGACGTCACCGACGCCATTCGGGAACCTGCCATCTCCTCGGCTGTCAGCGCCGTCGCCACCACCTTGGGCGCGCGGACCGAACTCATCCGGCGGCAGCGGGCGCTGATCGAAAAGCACCACCGCCGCATGGTGGTGGAAGGCCGGGACATCACTACCGTCGTCGCGCCCGGAGCGGAAGTGCGCATGTTGCTGACCGCCAGCGAAGAAGCCCGCCTGCGCAGGCGCGGCATCCAGCTTGGCGGCACCCAGAACGCGGAGCAGCTCGCAGCGCAGGTGACCCACCGCGACGCCAGGGACTCCACTGTGGTGAACTTCACGCAGGCTGCCGATGGCGTGGTCACGCTGGACTCCTCGGACCTCGACTTTGAACAGACGGTTGACGCTGCGCTCGTCATTGTCACAAAGGTCCTCAACCGTGACTGA
- a CDS encoding lysophospholipid acyltransferase family protein, translating into MAWSRPVGWVLDHLVYRTSVTGKDNVPTGGPVIFAGNHISFLDGPVMFGASPRPMHILVKQEMFKGFLGRVLTASGQLPVDRQGDRAALQRSKELLDAGRCVGILPEGTRGSGEASDINGGVAWLALNTGAPVVPVAILGTRSGDEHLDFVPRPGRRFHVSFGTALTLGRRAGESGRASMDRAAQEIRAALAGHVRDAIQLSGQPLPFAETSKDLTAVAGTPADDH; encoded by the coding sequence ATGGCCTGGAGCAGGCCGGTGGGCTGGGTCCTGGACCACCTCGTCTACCGGACGTCGGTGACCGGAAAGGACAACGTCCCCACCGGGGGGCCGGTGATCTTCGCCGGCAACCACATCAGCTTCCTCGACGGACCGGTGATGTTCGGTGCGTCGCCGCGGCCCATGCACATCCTGGTCAAGCAGGAGATGTTCAAGGGATTCCTGGGCCGCGTACTGACCGCGTCCGGGCAGCTTCCCGTAGACCGGCAGGGTGACCGGGCCGCGCTGCAGCGCAGCAAGGAACTGCTCGACGCCGGCCGTTGCGTCGGGATCCTCCCTGAAGGAACCCGGGGGAGCGGTGAAGCCTCCGACATCAACGGCGGGGTAGCGTGGCTCGCCCTGAACACAGGAGCCCCGGTGGTGCCTGTGGCCATCCTGGGCACCCGGAGCGGGGACGAGCACCTTGACTTCGTGCCGAGGCCCGGCAGGCGTTTCCACGTCAGCTTCGGAACTGCCCTTACCCTGGGCCGCCGGGCAGGGGAAAGCGGCCGTGCTTCAATGGACAGGGCAGCGCAGGAGATCCGCGCAGCACTGGCAGGGCACGTCCGGGATGCCATACAACTCAGCGGGCAGCCCCTGCCCTTTGCTGAGACTTCCAAAGATTTGACAGCAGTAGCCGGGACGCCGGCAGATGACCACTAA